From Geotalea uraniireducens Rf4:
CCGCGCCATGACCCCAACGACCGAACTGCTCCTCTACGCGGCTGCCCGTGCCCAGCACGTGCAGGAGATCGTAAAACCGGCCCTGGCTGCCAACAAGGTCGTCCTCTGCGACCGGTTCACCGACGCCACCATCGCCTACCAGGGATACGGCAGAGGACTCGACCCGGCAACCATAGCATACCTGAACGATCTGGCCACTGACGGGCTTAAACCTCGACTGACGGTGCTCCTTGACTGCCCGGTGGAGGTGGGGCTCAAGCGCGCGTTCGACCGCATCAACGGTGCGGCAGGAGCACGTGAAGAGCGGTTCGAACTCGAATCGGTTCTCTTCCACCGGAAGGTGCGTGACGGATACCTGAAACTGGCCGAGGACGAACCGGAAAGATTCATCATCATCGACGGCAGCCAGGGGGTGCAGGAGACGGAAGCGGCCATCACCGCAGCGGTCCTGGCCAGGCTTGCAGAGGGTTAGCAATGCCCTTTTCCCACATTCTCGGCCAGAACAGCGCCATATCCATCCTGCAACGCTCGCTGGCGACAGGAAGATTGGCCCACGCCTATCTCTTCGAGGGAACCGAAGGGGTCGGGAAAAAAGCGACCGCCCTTGCCTTGATTGAGGCGGTTTTCTGCGGGAAGGAAGAAGGGTGCGGCGCTTGCCCGTCCTGTCGCAAAATTGCAGCGCTGCAGCACCCGGACCTTCACTTGGTGGAGCCAGACGGCGCGTTCATCAAGATCGACCAGATCAGGGACCTCCAGA
This genomic window contains:
- the tmk gene encoding dTMP kinase, which codes for MGCFITFEGVEGCGKTTQIKLLAQHLTEQGHTVIVTREPGGCPIADQARAILLDADNRAMTPTTELLLYAAARAQHVQEIVKPALAANKVVLCDRFTDATIAYQGYGRGLDPATIAYLNDLATDGLKPRLTVLLDCPVEVGLKRAFDRINGAAGAREERFELESVLFHRKVRDGYLKLAEDEPERFIIIDGSQGVQETEAAITAAVLARLAEG